Proteins encoded in a region of the Vicia villosa cultivar HV-30 ecotype Madison, WI linkage group LG5, Vvil1.0, whole genome shotgun sequence genome:
- the LOC131604596 gene encoding uncharacterized protein LOC131604596: MKEFQGSQTSHHVAACELCNGDHRTGFCPPPEGEEVNYVNNANQGYQSTPPPHNNHYQRHNQGYQPSRFKNYNYPQQSPYQSPNPQHQQSQGGSSNLEDILTQFMQASMANQKSNEAAIKNLENQVGQLAKQLSEQQPGSSFSANTQTNPREHCKAIVTRSGKEINGRIDGGVIVEDDEEIIVENQEGEVVVEDEGEKSEEKVEEELVEKERKEKEGREKNDKKVKRNKKRNENKKKYTDEEKVMLDAHCSAIIQKTPPRKEADPGRVILPITIGGNYISNGLVDLGSSINLIPLSVVKRLGNIEMKHTRITLQLADKSIISPYGVVQDMLVKVDKFLFPVDFVVVDMEEDCDVPLILGRPFMKTTRMMIDIDDGIMKVRVQDKEVIFTLFESTKPPKDEHDNFRIDDEKGEIIEVANQFHKDKEKENHEGKTHHKNFEVGQMVLVCNSRLKVFPSKLKSKWSGPFVVREVRNYGSIVVEDPKTQESWTVKEQRIKGYHDG; encoded by the exons ATGAAAGAGTTTCAAGGATCTCAAACTAGCCACCATGTGGCAGCTTGTGAACTTTGTAATGGAGATCATCggactggtttttgtcctccccCCGAAggtgaagaagtgaattatgtGAATAATGCAAACCAAGGCTATCAAAGTACACCTCCACCTCACAACAACCATTATCAAAGAcacaatcaagggtatcaaccaTCAAGATTCAAAAATTACAATTACCCTCAACAAAGTCCTTATCAAAGTCCAAATCCACAACATCAACAATCTCAAGGTGGAAGCTCAAACTTGGAAGACATTCTCACACAATTTATGCAAGCATCCATGGCTAATCAAAAAAGCAATGAAGCTGCCATCAAGAATTTGGAGAACCAAGTGGGCCAACTTGCAAAGCAATTATCCGAACAACAACCGGGATCTTCTTTTTCCGCCAACACTCAAACAAATCCAAGGGAGCATTGCAAAGCCATTGTGACAAGAAGTGGTAAAGAGATAAATGGTAGAATAGATGGAGGTGTTATAGTGGAAGATGATGAGGAAATAATAGTTGAAAACCAAGAGGGTGAGGTGGTAGTTGAAGATGAGGGAGAAAAGAGTGAGGAGAAAGTGGAGGAAGAATTAGTTGAAAAAGAgcggaaagaaaaagaaggaagagagaaaaatgacaaaaaagtgaAGAGGAATAAAAAGAGAAATGAGAAT aaaaagaagtacaCGGATGAAGAGAAAGTTATGCTTGATGCTCATTGTAGTGCAATTATTCAAAAAACTCCCCCAAGAAAGGAAGCCGATCCGGGACGAGTCATTTTACCGATCACCATTGGAGGTAACTACATTAGTAATGGTTTGGTTGATTTGGGGTCTAGCATCAATTTAATACCTTTATCCGTTGTCAAGAGATTGGGGAACATTGAGATGAAACACACCAGGATAACTTTGCAACTAGCCGATAAGTCTATCATTTCACCATATGGAGTTGTACAAGACATGCTAgtaaaggttgacaaatttttgttCCCGGTTGATTTTGTGGTAGTCGACATGGAGGAGGATTGTGATGTTCCATTAatacttggaagaccattcatgaagaccacccgaatgatgattgatatcgATGATGGGATTATGAAAGTAAGGGTGCAAGATAAAGAGGTAATTTTTACTCTTTTTGAGTCTACGAAGCCTCCTAAGGATGAACATGACAACTTTCGAATCGATGATGAAAAAGGAGAAATCATTGAGGTGGCGAATCAATTTCACAAGGACAAGGAGAAGGAAAATCATGAGGGAAAGACTCATCACAAAAACTTTGAAGTTGGACAAATGGTGTTAGTGTGCAATTCAAGACTCAAGGTGTTTCCTAGTAAATTAAAGTCAAAGTGGTCGGGGCCATTTGTTGTGAGAGAGGTGAGAAATTATGGATCCATTGTGGTGGAGGACCCTAAAACACAAGAAAGCTGGACTGTAAAGGAACAAAGAATCAAAGGATACCACGATGGATAA